The following nucleotide sequence is from Nitrosopumilus adriaticus.
TATGATAGAAACTGAATTAGGAAATTTACGTAGATCTCATTATTCTGATGAAATTACCTCATCAATGGATGGCACAAAGGTTACCATTATGGGGTGGGTTTTGACTATACGTGGGCATGGAAATATCAGTTTTGCAACAATTCGTGACAAAAACGGAGAAATCTCAGTTGTTGCAAAAAAAGGAGATTGTCCAGACGAGATACGTGAAACAATTTCTTCTCTAAAATCACATTCTTCAATTGCTGTTACTGGAAATGTAAAATCCTCAGAAAAAGCACCCAGTGGATATGAGATAATTCCTACAGAGCTGAGAGTGTTTTCAAATGTTGAAAAAATTCCTCCCTTTGAGCCAACTGCAAAGACTGTCAAAAATATTGACACAAGACTGGAAGTAAGGCCAATTGATCTTAGACGAACAATACTGCAACACATTTTCAAGACAAGAAGTTTAGTTTTAGAATCTATCAGAGATTATTTTGCAAACCAAAAATTTATTGAAATTAATACTCCGAAAATGATTGCGACAGCTACCGAAGGAGGGGCCGCATTATTTCCAATTTTCTATTACAACAAAGAAGCATTTTTAGCTCAGAGTCCGCAATTGTACAAGGAGCAATTGACCATGAGTTTTGAAAAAGTATTTGAGATTGCTCCTATTTTTAGAGCAGAGCCTTCAAGAACAAATCGACATCTTGCAGAAGCTATCTCCATTGATTTGGAAGAAGCGTTTGTTGATTACAATGATGTGATGAATAGAATTGAAGAAATCATAAAAATTTCAATTGAAACTGTAAATAACTATGCCAAAAATAACTCGGGAGTAGAATTTGACATACCTGCAATCCCTGATACCATTCCAAGGTATTCTTATGATGATCTAGTTGATAAAATGCAAAAAGCTGGAGCAAAAACAGAATGGGGAGATGATCTTTATCCATCTAATTTGAAAAAAATTGGTCTTGAAGGATTTTATTTTATCAAAGATTGGCCTCTTGCACCAAAACCATTCTACGTTAAAGACAGTAAATCAAACCCTAAAGTTTCTGAATCTTTTGATTTGATGTATGGTGATTTAGAATTGTCATCAGGAAGTACAAGAATTGAAAAACGAGATGAGCTTTCTGAGAGAATGAAAAACAAGGGTATGAAAACAGATGCCTTTGAATACCATTTGGGTGCCTTTGACTATGGTGTTCCACCACACGCAGGTTGTGGAATAGGTCTTGAGCGACTAATTATGGCGCTCACAGGCACAGAAAATATTCGAGATGTAACATTTTATCCAAGAGATGTTGACAGACTAACACCGTAGGTGAACTGAATGGTTACAGAAGAAGAAATAGAAACTGTCTCAAAATTAATGAAAATACCTATTGATAATCATAAAGAATATGTTGAGAAAGTCCATACGATGATTGATTATTTTGACATCCTAGATTCTGCAGGTGTTGAATCTGAAGAAATCTCAATGCAAGAAATCTCAATTTCAAAATTACGTGATGATGAATACATTCCATTTGATGAAAAATTAATTGAAAAATTAAATCACTACAAAAGGACATACGTTAGAGCACCAAAGATGTCTTCATGAATCTAAAAATTTCTGCCCTTGAATACATTCAAGAAGTAAAAAATGGAAATATTTCTGCAGAAGACTTTGTTGCCAAAACTATTGAGCAAATAAAACATATTGATGATAAATTACATGCTTTCTTATCCGTAAATGATAGTGCAGTTGATCAGGCAAGAGAGATTGACAAAAAAATAAAATCAGGCAATAAAGTTGGAGACTGCTTTGGAATGCCAATATCAATTAAAGATAATTTGTGCATAAAGGGAAATAAAACTACTTGTGCATCAAAGATGCTAGAAAATTTTGTTGCACCATATGATGCCACTGTTATTACAAAATTAAAGCAGCAAGATGCAATATTTGTTGGAAACGTAAACATGGATGAATTTGCCATGGGCCTTACTACGGAATTTAGCGCTTATGGTCCTAGTAAAAATCCGTGGAATACAGAATATGTTCCAGGCGGTTCTTCTGGGGGCAGTGCAGTATCTGTTAGTGCTTTTGAATGTGTGGCATCTCTTGGTTCTGACACTGGGGGTTCGGTTAGAAATCCTGCAAGTTTTTGCTCAACAGTTGGATACAAGCCAACATATGGCTTGATTAGCAGGTTTGGCTTAATTTCATATGCTAACAGTATTGAGCAAATTGGTCCATTAACTAGGACAGTAAAAGATTCTGCATTTCTTCTAAATCTAATTTCTGGAATTGATCCAAATGATAACACTACAATT
It contains:
- the aspS gene encoding aspartate--tRNA(Asn) ligase — its product is MIETELGNLRRSHYSDEITSSMDGTKVTIMGWVLTIRGHGNISFATIRDKNGEISVVAKKGDCPDEIRETISSLKSHSSIAVTGNVKSSEKAPSGYEIIPTELRVFSNVEKIPPFEPTAKTVKNIDTRLEVRPIDLRRTILQHIFKTRSLVLESIRDYFANQKFIEINTPKMIATATEGGAALFPIFYYNKEAFLAQSPQLYKEQLTMSFEKVFEIAPIFRAEPSRTNRHLAEAISIDLEEAFVDYNDVMNRIEEIIKISIETVNNYAKNNSGVEFDIPAIPDTIPRYSYDDLVDKMQKAGAKTEWGDDLYPSNLKKIGLEGFYFIKDWPLAPKPFYVKDSKSNPKVSESFDLMYGDLELSSGSTRIEKRDELSERMKNKGMKTDAFEYHLGAFDYGVPPHAGCGIGLERLIMALTGTENIRDVTFYPRDVDRLTP